The Panicum virgatum strain AP13 chromosome 5K, P.virgatum_v5, whole genome shotgun sequence genome has a window encoding:
- the LOC120710289 gene encoding phospholipase A1 EG1, chloroplastic/mitochondrial-like, with the protein RAPARRSVAGMWRQVQGCDDWEGLLEPGVHPVLRAEVARYGELVGACYKAFDLDPASRRYLNCKYGRERMLEEVGMPGAGYEITRYVYAAPDVTVPTMEPSTSGRGRWIGYVAVSTDEMTRRLGRRDVLVSFRGTVTPAEWAANLMSSLEPARLDPCDPRPDVKVESGFLSLYTSADKTCRFGGAGSCREQLLREVPRLIDSCARDRPGEDVSVTLAGHSMGSALALLFAYDLAELGLNRGAPVTMFSFGGPRVGNAAFKARCDELGVKALRVANVHDPITKLPGIFLNEATMGVPVLRLWRASCYTHVGVELPLDFIRVGDLASVHDLGTYVALLKSGGDKQQAAASNGGGVLAKVMDFVGRQRASAVPWQDAALLQMGGLVQTLGLI; encoded by the coding sequence cgcgcgccggcgcggaggagcGTGGCGGGCATGTGGCGGCAGGTGCAGGGCTGCGACGACTGGGAAGGCCTGCTGGAGCCCGGCGTGCACCCGGTGCTGCGGGCCGAGGTGGCGCGCTACGGCGAGCTGGTGGGCGCCTGCTACAAGGCGTTCGACCTCGACCCGGCGTCGCGGCGGTACCTCAACTGCAAGTACGGCCGGGAGCGGATGCTGGAGGAGGTGGGCATGCCCGGCGCCGGGTATGAGATCACGCGCTACGTCTACGCGGCGCCCGACGTCACGGTGCCCACCATGGAGCCGTCCAccagcggccgcggccggtggATCGGCTACGTCGCCGTGTCCACCGACGAGATGACCCGGCGGCTGGGCCGGCGCGACGTGCTCGTCTCGTTCCGCGGCACGGTCACCCCCGCCGAGTGGGCGGCCAACCTGATGAGCTCGCTGGAGCCGGCGCGCCTCGACCCCTGCGACCCGCGCCCGGACGTCAAGGTCGAGTCGGGCTTCCTCAGCCTCTACACCTCGGCGGACAAGACGTGCCGCTTCGGCGGCGCCGGGAGCTGCCGGGAGCAGCTCCTCCGCGAGGTGCCCCGCCTCATCGACTCGTGCGCCAGGGACCGGCCCGGCGAGGACGTCAGCGTCACCCTGGCGGGCCACAGCATGGGCAGCGCGCTGGCGCTGCTCTTCGCCTACGACCTCGCCGAGCTGGGCCTCAACCGCGGCGCCCCCGTGACGATGTTCTCCTTCGGCGGGCCCAGGGTCGGGAACGCCGCCTTCAAGGCCCGCTGCGACGAGCTGGGCGTCAAGGCGCTGCGCGTGGCCAACGTCCACGACCCCATCACCAAGCTCCCGGGCATCTTCCTCAACGAGGCCACCATGGGGGTGCCCGTGCTCCGCCTGTGGCGCGCCTCCTGCTACACCCACGTCGGCGTGGAGCTCCCGCTCGACTTCATCAGGGTCGGCGACCTCGCCAGCGTCCACGACCTCGGCACCTACGTCGCATTGCTCAAGAGCGGCGGCGACAAGCAGCAGGCCGCCGCGtccaacggcggcggcgtgctggcCAAGGTGATGGACTTCGTGGGGCGGCAGCGCGCGAGCGCCGTGCCATGGCAGGACGCCGCCCTCCTACAGATGGGCGGCCTGGTGCAGACCCTGGGGCTTATCTGA